GGCGGTCTGGGCCTGCCAGGCCGGCAAGGACGTGTACCTCGAGAAGCCCGTTTCCCACAACGTCTGGGAGGGCCGTCAGATCGTCCACGCGGCCGCCAAGTACGACCGCATCGTCCAGACCGGCACCCAGATCCGCTCGTCACCCTCGATCCAGGACGCACTGGCCTGGGTCAATGAAGGGCACATCGGCGAAGTCCAGCTCGCCCGCGGTCTCTGCTACAAGCCGCGCCAGAGCATCGGCCGCGTGGAAGGCGCGCAGAGAATCGACCCGGCGGTCGACTACGACCTCTGGTGCGGCCCGGCGCCGAAGAAGGCGCTGATGCGCGAACGCCTGCACTACGACTGGCACTGGGTCTTCGACACCGGCAACGGCGACCTGGGCAACCAGGGCATCCACCAGATGGACATCGCGCGCTGGGCGCTGGGCGAGCCCGCGTTGCCGCCGCGAACGATCAGCGTCGGCGGCCGGTTCGGCTACGTCGACGACGGCAACACGCCGAACACTCAGTTCGTGTACCACGACTACGAGCGGGCCCCGCTGTTGTTCGAGGTCCGCGGACTGCCGCGCGACGCCAAGGCTCAGAAGGAGGAATGGCGCCGGCGTGGCATGGACGAGTACCTCGGAGCGCAGATCGGCGTCATCGTGCACTGCGAGGGCGGTCACCTGCAGATCCCCAGCTACACGGAAGCCACGGCATTCGACGCGAAGGGCAAGAAGCTGGAGTCCTGGAAGGGCGGCGCCAATCACTACGCGAACTTCGTCGACGCCGTGCGCAGCCGCCGCAGCGGGGATCTGACCGCCTCGATCGAGGACGGCCACCTCTCGAGCGCCCTCTGCCACCTCGGCAACATTTCCTACCTGCGCGGCGAAGCGGGCGGACCGGCCAAAGTGTCGAGGATCGCCTCGAAGCTCCGCCATGCCGGCGACACCGCCGACCGCTTCCTCGACCACCTGGTAAAGAACGGCATCGATCCCGAGATCGAACAGCCGATCGTCGGCCCGTGGCTCACGATCGACCCGGACACGGAGACGATCGAAGGCGACGTGGAGGCGAGCCGCTTGCTGACCCGCGAGTACCGGGAGCCCTTCGTCGTCCCGCGGACCGTCTGATGCGCCGGACACCCACAGTACGACCGATTGAGTGCGCCCGCGCCCTCGCCGGCATCCGGCGCAAGGCGCCGGTCTGGTTCGGTTCGGCCGCTCTCATCGTCATCGTCATCACCGTCGCCGGCAGCCTCCACGCCCAGTCAGGCGTGCCGGACGGCTACGAACTCGTCTACTCCCAGGACTTCACGGACGCCTCGGCGCTCGACGACTTCACGGTCAGCGACCAGCGGGCGTGGGGGTACGGCGCAGGAGACTGGCGCGGCTACCTCGAGCTCAAGGGCGGCAGCAGGTACAAGCCGAAGCACCGTTCGCCGCTCAACATCGCCCTGATCGACGATCTCCTGCTCGGCGACTTCGTCCTCGAAGCCGAGGCCTGGCAGACCGGCCGCGAGTACGGCCATCGGGATCTCAGTCTCTTCTTCGGCTTCGAGGGCCCGAACCGCTACTACTACGCCCACCTGGCCACCGAACCCGACGACCGGGCACACAACATCTTTCTGGTCGACAACGCCGACCGGGCGCCGATGGGCGCGATCCCGGACAAAGGCGTCGACTGGGGCCGC
Above is a window of Acidobacteriota bacterium DNA encoding:
- a CDS encoding Gfo/Idh/MocA family oxidoreductase; translated protein: MSAITRRVFLGSAAAAAATTTLGCRASAGTAAASPNEVLRVAVVGLRGRGRDHVNQFIDLPGVEVAALCDVDSNVLEAAKAKAIEDGATDPLAIVDYRELLERDDIDAVSIATPNHWHALQAVWACQAGKDVYLEKPVSHNVWEGRQIVHAAAKYDRIVQTGTQIRSSPSIQDALAWVNEGHIGEVQLARGLCYKPRQSIGRVEGAQRIDPAVDYDLWCGPAPKKALMRERLHYDWHWVFDTGNGDLGNQGIHQMDIARWALGEPALPPRTISVGGRFGYVDDGNTPNTQFVYHDYERAPLLFEVRGLPRDAKAQKEEWRRRGMDEYLGAQIGVIVHCEGGHLQIPSYTEATAFDAKGKKLESWKGGANHYANFVDAVRSRRSGDLTASIEDGHLSSALCHLGNISYLRGEAGGPAKVSRIASKLRHAGDTADRFLDHLVKNGIDPEIEQPIVGPWLTIDPDTETIEGDVEASRLLTREYREPFVVPRTV